A single Lolium perenne isolate Kyuss_39 chromosome 6, Kyuss_2.0, whole genome shotgun sequence DNA region contains:
- the LOC127306023 gene encoding uncharacterized protein produces MRIRRRPQAQALIPSPPQLQHQASDPSQPPNSPGSQLHWLSQNEANYKPEEELHSHRPNGDLGSDPSPPARRASSPPPHPQGDNVVGRSDDAEDRGGGGGARRQAGPASHGSLENGHRGECDWPVIDAAGEPPDNGVIVVAMPVASTVPLTKKEGIKSDGPKRRRGPAVLLEGSRCSRVNGRGWRCSQPTLVGYSLCEHHLGKGRQSRRANNGGGGGGRSAGAPKLGRTEPNGRKSAAPLALVVAAPDVHEPVARLAAELS; encoded by the exons ATGAGGATCCGGCGGAGGCCTCAGGCGCAGGCGCTGATCCCCTCCCCGCCCCAGCTGCAGCATCAGGCCTCAGATCCGTCCCAGCCGCCGAACTCGCCGGGAAGCCAACTGCACTGGCTGTCGCAAAACGAGGCGAATTACAAGCCGGAAGAGGAGTTGCACTCGCACCGCCCAAATGGAGATCTCGGCAGCGACCCCTCCCCGCCGGCGAGGCGCGCCTCATCACCGCCGCCGCATCCGCAG GGCGACAACGTGGTGGGACGCAGTGACGACGCCGAGGatcgcggtggtggtggtggtgcgcgaCGTCAGGCCGGGCCGGCATCACACGGGAG CCTAGAGAATGGACATCGCGGCGAGTGTGACTGGCCGGTGATCGATGCTGCCGGAGAACCTCCTGACAATGGAGTCATCGTCGTAGCAATGCCAGTAGCATCGACGGTGCCCCTGACCAAGAAGGAAGGGATAAAGAGCGACGGCCCCAagaggcggcgcggccccgcgGTGCTGCTCGAGGGGTCTCGGTGCAGCCGCGTCAACGGGCGCGGGTGGCGGTGCAGCCAGCCCACCCTGGTCGGCTACTCCCTCTGCGAGCACCACCTTGGCAAGGGCCGGCAGTCTCGAAGAGCCAACAATGGCGGTGGCGGAGGAGGGCGCAGTGCCGGAGCGCCCAAGCTCGGCCGCACGGAGCCCAACGGCAGGAAGAGTGCCGCACCGCTAGCCTTGGTCGTCGCGGCGCCTGACGTCCACGAGCCTGTTGCACGTCTAGCGGCGGAGCTCAGTTGA
- the LOC127309306 gene encoding uncharacterized protein — translation MRIRRRPQPQALIPSPPPLEQQASDPSITPQTPPPPPPGNQHHSVPRKEDDAEEEKSKSEELHPHRPTVDLGDEPSLPAHPQGNNVVARSDNAPGRGGGAQRQAVAAADAHHGSLENGYHEEWHLPVINDPGERLVNGVIVPAKLSASTTITLNVKEGIKSDGPKRRRGPAVLLEGSRCSRVNGRAWRCSRPPLAGYSLCEHHLDKGRQSRNANANNGGGGRIATTLKLGRTETVTRKKASPLAMSMDGIVPAVAHLAAEFS, via the exons ATGAGGATCCGGCGGAGGCCGCAGCCGCAGGCGCTcatcccctcgccgccgccgctggaGCAGCAAGCCTCAGATCCGTCCATTACGccccagacgccgccgccgccgccaccgggaAACCAACACCATTCGGTCCCGCGGAAGGAGGACGACGCGGAGGAGGAGAAGAGCAAGTCGGAGGAGTTGCACCCGCACCGCCCAACTGTGGATCTCGGCGACGAGCCCTCCCTGCCGGCGCATCCGCAG GGCAACAACGTGGTGGCACGCAGCGACAACGCCCCGGGACGTGGCGGTGGTGCACAACGTCAGGCCGTGGCTGCAGCAGATGCCCACCACGGGAG CCTAGAGAATGGATATCACGAGGAGTGGCACTTGCCGGTGATCAACGACCCCGGAGAACGTCTCGTCAACGGAGTCATCGTCCCGGCAAAGCTTTCGGCGTCAACGACAATTACCCTGAACGTGAAGGAAGGGATCAAGAGCGATGGTCCTAAGAGGAGGCGCGGCCCGGCGGTGCTGTTGGAAGGGTCCCGGTGCAGCCGTGTGAACGGGCGTGCGTGGCGCTGCAGCAGGCCACCGCTGGCCGGGTACTCCCTCTGTGAGCACCATCTCGACAAGGGACGCCAGTCCCGTAATGCCAACGCCAACAACGGCGGTGGAGGCCGCATCGCCACCACGCTCAAGCTCGGTCGCACCGAGACGGTCACCAGGAAGAAGGCCTCACCGCTGGCCATGTCCATGGATGGCATCGTGCCTGCGGTGGCACATCTAGCGGCGGAGTTCAGTTGA